One region of Pseudoalteromonas galatheae genomic DNA includes:
- a CDS encoding helix-turn-helix transcriptional regulator translates to MSSSAFLLLDKEPVNTIGINVLQPLLKTQGLDVTTGTDISDVPEGTRLLFIETAVNDSWGKLKEQLVNLKVKCDIVLFNLDENPELANRALLSGIRGVFYTTDNADVLMKGIRMLLEDQLWYRRDVMCNVLNRMLQFNKDALHKLTEGDIEPVKLTKREKAIIALMSKGAKNKEIAEELNISPHTVKTHLYSAFRKTKCRNRIELLSWAQQNIPDEIR, encoded by the coding sequence ATGAGCAGTAGTGCTTTTTTGTTATTAGATAAAGAACCAGTTAACACCATTGGTATCAATGTGTTACAACCTTTGTTGAAAACCCAAGGGTTGGATGTGACAACTGGAACTGATATCTCAGATGTGCCTGAAGGTACTCGATTACTTTTCATCGAAACCGCGGTAAATGATTCTTGGGGTAAATTAAAAGAACAACTTGTCAACCTCAAAGTAAAATGCGATATCGTGCTGTTCAACTTAGATGAAAATCCAGAGCTTGCTAATCGTGCGCTACTCAGCGGCATTCGTGGTGTATTCTACACGACAGACAATGCCGACGTGCTAATGAAAGGGATCCGCATGTTACTTGAAGATCAACTTTGGTATCGCCGTGACGTAATGTGTAACGTGTTAAATCGCATGCTGCAATTTAATAAAGATGCATTACATAAACTAACCGAAGGTGATATCGAACCTGTGAAACTCACTAAGCGAGAAAAAGCAATTATCGCGCTAATGAGTAAAGGGGCGAAAAACAAAGAGATCGCTGAAGAGCTAAACATCAGTCCACACACGGTAAAAACGCATCTATATAGTGCATTTCGCAAAACCAAATGTCGTAACCGTATCGAACTTCTTTCGTGGGCCCAACAGAATATTCCTGACGAAATTCGCTAA
- a CDS encoding DUF2057 family protein, whose amino-acid sequence MRLKNTLATAVLLLSPLSQAALLSFPEEIIPLQVDDKTIEHSFFSKVRELDLAKGEYAVKMRYTDLYEVGYDDHETIESKPFWAKISIDQDGEYQVEFNRPDNVVAAKAFADQPLIMLQAPNESLATTLVVTQERPRVATAIASEPSTSTASRYSTPSTTTRATTPAPAAPKSAHPDVVGMLDYWWQQATPEQKQLFLEKIKGN is encoded by the coding sequence ATGCGCTTAAAAAATACGCTTGCGACCGCTGTTTTACTGTTGTCACCGCTTTCACAGGCTGCGTTGCTAAGTTTTCCTGAAGAAATTATTCCCTTGCAAGTTGATGATAAAACCATTGAGCACTCATTCTTCTCCAAAGTGCGAGAGTTGGACTTAGCAAAAGGAGAGTATGCGGTCAAAATGCGTTACACCGATTTGTATGAAGTGGGCTATGACGACCACGAAACCATAGAGTCGAAGCCATTTTGGGCAAAAATAAGTATCGATCAAGACGGTGAGTATCAGGTTGAATTTAACCGACCTGACAATGTGGTTGCGGCAAAGGCATTTGCAGATCAGCCGTTGATTATGTTGCAAGCACCCAACGAATCGTTAGCGACAACATTGGTGGTGACACAAGAAAGACCAAGAGTAGCGACAGCGATAGCAAGTGAGCCTTCAACATCCACCGCATCTCGTTATTCAACGCCAAGCACTACCACACGAGCCACTACGCCAGCACCTGCAGCGCCAAAATCAGCACATCCAGATGTGGTTGGCATGTTGGACTATTGGTGGCAGCAAGCAACCCCTGAACAAAAGCAGTTGTTTTTGGAAAAAATAAAGGGCAATTAA
- a CDS encoding histidine triad nucleotide-binding protein yields the protein MSSETIFTKIINREIPADIVYEDEQALAFRDINPQAPFHVLVIPKTAIATINDVTAENAHLVGHLYVVAAKLAKEHGFAEDGYRVVMNCNDHGGQTVYHLHLHVLAGKEMGWPPYSNTKKVPV from the coding sequence ATGAGTTCAGAAACTATTTTTACCAAAATTATTAATAGAGAGATCCCAGCAGATATTGTTTACGAAGATGAACAAGCGCTCGCGTTTAGAGACATTAATCCACAAGCACCATTTCATGTCTTAGTTATTCCTAAAACAGCAATTGCGACTATCAATGACGTGACTGCAGAAAATGCTCATCTTGTCGGTCATTTATATGTTGTTGCAGCCAAATTAGCGAAAGAGCACGGCTTTGCGGAAGATGGTTATCGTGTAGTGATGAACTGTAACGATCATGGTGGTCAAACTGTCTATCACCTTCACCTACATGTATTAGCTGGAAAAGAAATGGGTTGGCCGCCTTACAGTAATACGAAAAAAGTACCAGTCTAG
- a CDS encoding phage integrase N-terminal SAM-like domain-containing protein — MRTRSPFLNHIAEFMLTKQYSLRTVDTYLKWISSYIHFHDKRHPASMGDNEVVEYLDYLVLKRNVSPKTQATAFNALSFLYKQIIKQDLCPNLVNR, encoded by the coding sequence ATGAGAACTCGTTCACCATTTCTAAACCACATCGCCGAGTTTATGCTGACTAAGCAATATTCGCTCAGAACCGTTGATACATATCTTAAGTGGATTTCTTCCTATATTCATTTTCATGATAAGCGTCACCCAGCTTCAATGGGCGATAACGAGGTTGTCGAATATCTCGACTACCTTGTACTTAAACGTAATGTGTCGCCTAAAACACAAGCGACAGCGTTTAATGCATTATCTTTTCTGTATAAGCAAATAATTAAACAGGATTTGTGTCCTAATCTTGTAAATCGCTGA